The proteins below are encoded in one region of Reichenbachiella sp. 5M10:
- a CDS encoding Crp/Fnr family transcriptional regulator, whose translation MRELLQNKFGSVFQKELIDEIAARSILRTLEIGETLIDYGKYIKSIPLVLEGSVKIIREDDKGNELFLYYISGGDTCALSLTCCMNQKKSEIKAIVETGGAIAMLPLQYMDEWMKYASWRQYVFRSYHERFEEMLSALDSVAFLNLDERLLNYLLDIKENTGTFEIFRTHQEIANDLGTSRVVVSRLLKRLVQEDRIELHRNRIEIL comes from the coding sequence ATGAGAGAGTTGCTGCAAAACAAGTTTGGAAGTGTGTTTCAAAAGGAATTAATCGATGAGATAGCGGCTCGGTCTATCCTGAGAACTCTCGAGATAGGTGAGACATTGATCGATTATGGCAAGTATATCAAATCCATTCCTCTAGTGCTAGAGGGTAGTGTCAAAATCATCCGGGAGGATGACAAAGGCAATGAGCTGTTTCTATACTATATATCGGGTGGAGATACATGTGCCCTTTCTTTGACTTGTTGTATGAATCAAAAGAAGAGTGAGATCAAGGCCATTGTGGAAACAGGAGGGGCCATTGCTATGTTGCCCTTGCAGTACATGGATGAGTGGATGAAGTATGCGAGCTGGAGACAGTATGTGTTTCGATCGTATCATGAGCGCTTCGAAGAGATGTTGTCTGCTTTGGATTCGGTGGCTTTTCTGAATCTTGACGAGAGATTGCTCAATTATTTACTAGACATCAAAGAAAATACGGGGACTTTTGAAATCTTTCGTACGCATCAGGAAATCGCCAACGACCTGGGTACGTCACGTGTAGTGGTTTCGAGATTGCTCAAACGTCTCGTACAGGAAGACCGCATTGAGCTTCATCGCAATCGCATCGAGATCCTCTAG
- a CDS encoding DUF4251 domain-containing protein translates to MKSLFLILACLFLTVAAVFGQSAKKVAKREARAKEYAATKALIESGTFSYVADWATTQKGARINLATNGNSLIVTPGESAASMPYFGAVQVPNMSGEGGINFDDQVKNYKVDYKEKKMKIIVSFDVRSSNGNENFHCVFNISSRDNASLGITSGARNSITYEGKIAEWKEKN, encoded by the coding sequence ATGAAAAGTTTATTCCTGATCCTTGCTTGTCTATTCCTCACTGTAGCTGCGGTGTTTGGTCAAAGCGCCAAGAAAGTTGCCAAACGAGAAGCTCGTGCTAAAGAGTATGCTGCGACCAAGGCACTCATTGAGTCAGGTACGTTTTCGTACGTAGCGGATTGGGCCACTACCCAAAAAGGAGCTCGAATCAACTTGGCGACAAATGGAAACAGTCTCATCGTCACGCCAGGGGAGTCAGCAGCAAGTATGCCGTACTTTGGAGCGGTACAAGTACCCAACATGAGCGGAGAGGGTGGGATCAATTTTGACGATCAAGTCAAAAATTACAAAGTAGACTATAAGGAAAAGAAAATGAAGATTATCGTCAGTTTTGATGTGAGATCCTCGAATGGAAACGAAAATTTCCATTGTGTATTCAACATCTCGTCGAGAGACAATGCCTCGTTGGGAATCACGAGTGGTGCTCGAAACAGCATTACATACGAAGGTAAAATTGCAGAGTGGAAAGAAAAGAATTAG
- a CDS encoding SulP family inorganic anion transporter has product MIDRLLPILHTLKHYSRAQLKGDVMAGMTVGVMIVPQGMAYAMIAGLPPVYGLYASIFPPLIYALFGSSRQLSIGPVAMDSLLIATGVSSMAVVGSGEYIALVILLAFMIGVMQLMMGVFRLGFLTNFLSRPVIMGFTHAAVLIITVSHLSYFTGVQLSTHAHLHGTLIEWVTRWDEVDVWTLLLGLGSFIVIFAFKKWSPRVPSGLVVLVGGATLVYLLGLDQVGVETVGTVPAGLPDIAMPSWTINEIRSLLPIAFSLALIGFIEAYSIGKTLQFKHNNSYEVKANKELVALGLGNVVGSFFSSFSTSGSFSRSAVNDKAGAQTTLALVYSAVIVVVVLLFLTPLFYFLPKVVLAAIIVVGVLALIDIPSIVRLYRTDSYDFILLMVAFVGTIVLGIVWGVMLGVVLSLMVLVYKTNNPHIAELGQIGETTFFRNLSRFANAINRPEIGIVRFDAILYFANVAALKEKVAAIVAEKPEMKTFVLDAQSISDIDSTGLDTLREIFVDLKGRGIVFKVTSVIGPVRDKLHGAGLVEQIGVQHFHDSIGAALGVLDVEDIPFQTNR; this is encoded by the coding sequence ATGATAGATCGTTTGCTGCCTATTTTACACACGCTGAAGCACTACAGCAGAGCACAATTAAAAGGGGATGTGATGGCGGGTATGACCGTTGGGGTGATGATCGTGCCTCAAGGCATGGCCTACGCAATGATTGCAGGGTTGCCACCTGTTTACGGATTGTATGCATCTATATTTCCTCCTTTGATATATGCCTTGTTTGGGAGCTCGAGACAGCTATCGATAGGGCCTGTAGCGATGGATTCATTGCTGATAGCGACAGGAGTATCGTCCATGGCAGTGGTGGGGAGTGGAGAGTATATCGCGTTGGTGATATTGTTGGCATTCATGATTGGGGTGATGCAGTTGATGATGGGTGTTTTTCGCTTGGGTTTTTTGACCAACTTTCTTTCCCGTCCTGTGATTATGGGGTTTACTCACGCTGCGGTATTGATCATTACGGTGAGTCACTTGTCTTATTTTACAGGAGTGCAATTGTCCACGCACGCACATCTGCATGGAACCTTGATCGAATGGGTGACGCGTTGGGATGAAGTGGATGTGTGGACTCTTCTACTAGGCTTGGGTAGTTTTATAGTAATTTTTGCTTTTAAGAAATGGAGCCCTCGAGTGCCTAGTGGGTTGGTGGTGTTGGTAGGGGGAGCTACTCTGGTTTATTTGCTGGGATTGGATCAGGTAGGAGTAGAGACGGTGGGGACCGTGCCTGCAGGGCTCCCAGATATTGCAATGCCTTCGTGGACAATCAACGAGATTCGTTCTTTGCTACCTATCGCTTTTTCGCTGGCATTGATTGGGTTTATCGAGGCATATTCGATTGGCAAGACCTTACAATTCAAACATAACAATAGCTATGAAGTCAAAGCCAACAAGGAGCTTGTGGCATTAGGTTTAGGCAATGTCGTGGGGTCATTTTTCAGTAGTTTCTCTACTTCGGGGAGTTTTAGTCGTTCGGCGGTCAATGACAAGGCGGGCGCACAAACCACCTTGGCTTTGGTGTATAGTGCCGTGATCGTGGTTGTGGTACTGTTGTTTTTGACTCCTTTGTTTTACTTCCTGCCCAAGGTAGTCCTAGCAGCGATCATCGTGGTGGGTGTACTGGCATTGATTGATATTCCTAGCATTGTTCGATTGTACAGGACAGATAGCTATGATTTTATCCTGTTGATGGTCGCTTTTGTAGGGACGATTGTTTTAGGGATTGTCTGGGGAGTGATGCTGGGCGTTGTGCTTTCATTGATGGTACTGGTATACAAGACGAACAATCCACATATTGCCGAACTAGGGCAAATCGGGGAAACTACGTTTTTTAGGAATCTCAGTCGTTTTGCCAACGCGATCAATCGACCAGAGATTGGAATCGTGCGCTTCGATGCGATCCTTTATTTTGCTAATGTCGCAGCTCTCAAAGAAAAAGTAGCAGCAATCGTCGCAGAGAAACCAGAGATGAAGACTTTCGTTTTGGATGCTCAGAGTATCAGTGATATAGATTCGACGGGCTTGGATACATTGCGTGAGATTTTTGTGGATTTGAAGGGGCGAGGCATTGTTTTCAAGGTGACGTCTGTCATAGGTCCTGTTCGAGACAAGCTGCACGGAGCGGGATTGGTGGAGCAGATTGGTGTGCAGCACTTTCATGATTCCATAGGAGCTGCATTGGGAGTTTTGGATGTTGAGGATATTCCTTTTCAGACCAATCGATAA